One stretch of Terriglobales bacterium DNA includes these proteins:
- a CDS encoding FAD-dependent thymidylate synthase yields the protein MTPQQQSTEASTIEVFAVHGVDPEVQAYAMAKYSRSALSMKESLREINEQKAEKFLNTFYFQYGHRSIADLAHIAMAIEKLSILAAITLVDEQRWDGQERSTRYQDFRKGKYYVPDFGGDRDAQQLFQETVDSLFRDYEILSEQLFEYLRNLTPRPEDMKPDAYERTLRARAFDITRYLLPLATNTSLGQIVNARTLEGQISRLLSDPHPEIQHLGELLKQASRAPAWNVNQAKFSDLIAKLCQIDEDLARQASELLLREVRVAPTLVKYAEKSAYLTDTHNELRQAAAELMRNAEIQPARPVELLDPDPLEIELATTLLYEHCQYPYRQLRERVEALSSARREEVISMGTKHRGRHDELLRAFAAGQALRFDILMDIGGFRDMHRHRRCTQIGQEFTTAHGYDTPEEIVAAGKRDIYDAAMKRAAAAYDWLAKRPGQPSATESAQYVIPLAFRRRTLFKMDFAEAVYIAELRSKPEGHISYRRVAYAMYEEVARKHPTLAAVFRVKDVTEPVDLLKR from the coding sequence ATGACTCCGCAACAGCAATCCACAGAGGCTTCAACCATCGAAGTGTTTGCGGTTCATGGCGTCGATCCCGAAGTGCAAGCCTACGCCATGGCGAAGTACTCGCGTTCCGCGCTGTCGATGAAGGAGTCGCTGCGCGAGATCAACGAGCAGAAGGCGGAAAAATTTCTCAACACCTTCTACTTTCAGTACGGCCATCGCTCCATCGCGGACTTGGCCCACATCGCCATGGCCATCGAGAAGCTTTCGATTCTGGCGGCGATCACCCTGGTCGACGAGCAGCGTTGGGATGGCCAGGAGCGCTCCACCCGCTATCAGGATTTTCGCAAGGGAAAATATTACGTCCCGGATTTTGGCGGCGACCGCGACGCGCAGCAGCTTTTTCAGGAGACCGTTGATTCGCTCTTCCGCGACTACGAAATCCTTTCTGAGCAGTTATTCGAGTATTTGCGGAATCTCACGCCGCGACCCGAAGACATGAAGCCCGACGCTTATGAACGTACGCTCCGGGCCCGCGCTTTCGACATCACACGCTATTTGCTGCCGTTGGCGACCAACACGTCGCTGGGGCAGATCGTCAACGCGCGCACCCTGGAAGGGCAGATTTCGCGTCTGCTTTCCGACCCGCATCCCGAGATTCAGCACCTCGGCGAACTACTGAAGCAGGCATCGCGCGCGCCGGCCTGGAATGTGAATCAGGCGAAGTTTAGCGACTTGATTGCGAAGCTGTGCCAAATCGATGAAGACCTGGCGCGCCAGGCAAGCGAACTGTTGCTGAGAGAAGTTCGTGTGGCGCCTACATTAGTGAAATATGCAGAAAAGAGCGCATACCTCACGGACACGCACAACGAACTGCGGCAAGCCGCCGCGGAGTTGATGCGGAACGCTGAAATTCAACCAGCACGTCCGGTGGAACTTCTCGACCCTGATCCGCTGGAAATTGAACTCGCGACCACACTGCTGTACGAGCACTGCCAGTATCCCTACCGGCAATTGCGAGAGCGCGTTGAGGCCCTGAGCTCCGCCCGGCGCGAAGAAGTCATCAGCATGGGCACGAAGCACCGTGGGCGTCACGATGAGTTGCTGCGCGCGTTCGCCGCTGGGCAGGCGCTTCGTTTCGACATCCTGATGGACATCGGCGGTTTCCGCGATATGCACCGGCACCGCCGCTGCACCCAGATCGGGCAGGAGTTCACCACGGCACACGGCTACGACACTCCCGAGGAGATCGTCGCCGCTGGTAAGCGCGACATATATGACGCGGCAATGAAGCGTGCCGCGGCAGCTTATGACTGGCTGGCAAAACGCCCGGGCCAGCCGTCAGCGACTGAGAGTGCGCAGTACGTGATTCCGCTCGCCTTCCGGCGGCGAACTCTGTTTAAGATGGACTTCGCCGAAGCCGTGTACATCGCGGAGCTGCGCTCCAAGCCCGAAGGGCACATCTCGTACCGCCGTGTGGCCTATGCCATGTACGAAGAGGTGGCGCGCAAGCATCCCACGTTGGCTGCGGTCTTTCGCGTCAAAGATGTGACGGAGCCTGTGGATTTGCTGAAGCGATAG
- the fabG gene encoding 3-oxoacyl-[acyl-carrier-protein] reductase, which translates to MGDLKGHVALVTGASQGIGRACALRLAKAGATLALAARNQQKLAEVCGEITSAGGQAAVFKMDVANEDEIKSAIKAALSQLGKIDILVNNAGITRDQLILRLKRADWDAVLNTNLTSAYLTIQQVLSSMLKQRWGRIINITSVFGRMGQVGQANYASSKAGLIGLTMAIAREVASRNITVNAVAPGFIETAMTAELPADFKENALKLIPLGRVGTDEDVANAVAFLASEEAGYITGHVLNVNGGMLMG; encoded by the coding sequence ATGGGCGATCTGAAGGGACATGTGGCGCTGGTTACGGGCGCATCACAAGGCATCGGACGCGCCTGCGCGCTGCGATTAGCAAAAGCAGGAGCGACGCTAGCCCTGGCTGCACGTAACCAGCAGAAACTGGCGGAGGTCTGCGGCGAAATCACCAGTGCCGGCGGACAGGCTGCAGTCTTCAAGATGGACGTGGCCAATGAAGATGAAATCAAATCGGCAATCAAGGCGGCGCTCAGCCAACTCGGGAAGATCGACATCCTGGTCAATAATGCCGGGATCACCCGCGACCAGCTCATTCTGCGCCTGAAGCGCGCCGATTGGGATGCGGTGCTCAATACCAATCTCACCAGCGCTTACCTGACTATTCAGCAGGTGCTCAGTTCGATGCTCAAACAGCGTTGGGGACGGATCATCAACATCACCAGCGTCTTCGGGCGAATGGGGCAGGTGGGACAGGCGAATTATGCGTCGTCAAAAGCCGGGCTGATCGGGCTGACGATGGCCATCGCGCGCGAGGTAGCTTCGCGCAATATTACGGTCAATGCAGTAGCGCCCGGATTCATCGAGACGGCGATGACCGCGGAGCTCCCTGCCGATTTCAAAGAGAACGCACTGAAACTCATCCCGCTGGGACGAGTCGGGACCGACGAAGATGTAGCCAATGCCGTAGCGTTTCTCGCCTCGGAGGAAGCCGGCTACATCACCGGCCACGTGCTCAACGTGAACGGCGGGATGCTGATGGGGTGA
- the recA gene encoding recombinase RecA, which produces MAEATVERNRAIDLALSQIEKQFGKGSIMRLGSKEAIVPIAVIPTGCISFDAALGVGGFPRGRVVEIFGPESSGKTTIALQVIAEAQKTGGMAAFVDAEHALDPQYARKLGVDVDNLLVSQPDYGEQALEIAEALVRSGAIDVLVIDSVAALVPKAELDGEMGDSHVGLQARLMSQALRKLTGIVSKSRTCLVFINQIREKIGVMFGNPETTTGGRALKFYASVRVDIRRIAAIKEGDQVVGSRTKVKVVKNKVAAPFRESEFDIMYGEGISREGDLLDIAVNNNLVEKSGAWFSYKGERIGQGRENARAFLKENKDITAKIEAEVKKAIGLVVKEEKPAPASPPQIEHAKAVSIRR; this is translated from the coding sequence ATGGCTGAAGCCACAGTAGAACGGAACCGGGCCATCGATCTGGCCCTCTCGCAAATCGAAAAGCAGTTTGGCAAGGGCTCCATCATGCGCCTGGGGAGCAAGGAAGCTATTGTTCCCATCGCGGTCATCCCTACCGGCTGCATATCCTTCGACGCCGCCCTCGGCGTGGGCGGGTTCCCCCGCGGTCGAGTAGTCGAGATCTTCGGACCCGAATCTTCCGGCAAGACCACCATAGCTCTGCAGGTAATCGCCGAGGCGCAAAAGACCGGCGGCATGGCTGCCTTCGTCGATGCCGAACACGCTCTCGATCCGCAATATGCCCGCAAGCTGGGCGTGGATGTGGACAACCTGCTCGTCTCTCAGCCCGACTACGGCGAGCAGGCCTTGGAGATCGCCGAGGCTCTGGTTCGCTCGGGGGCGATTGACGTATTGGTCATTGACTCCGTCGCCGCCTTGGTACCGAAAGCCGAACTCGATGGCGAGATGGGCGACAGCCACGTCGGCCTTCAGGCGCGCTTGATGTCGCAGGCCCTGCGCAAGCTCACCGGCATTGTTTCCAAGTCGCGCACCTGCCTGGTATTCATCAACCAGATCCGTGAAAAGATCGGCGTGATGTTCGGCAATCCCGAGACCACCACCGGTGGTCGTGCGCTGAAGTTCTATGCCTCGGTGCGGGTGGACATCCGCCGCATCGCCGCCATCAAGGAAGGCGATCAGGTGGTGGGATCGCGAACTAAAGTAAAAGTAGTGAAGAACAAGGTCGCGGCTCCATTTCGTGAATCGGAATTCGACATCATGTACGGCGAAGGCATCTCGCGCGAAGGCGATCTGCTGGACATCGCCGTGAACAATAACCTCGTCGAGAAATCTGGCGCCTGGTTCAGCTACAAGGGCGAGCGCATCGGCCAGGGGCGCGAGAATGCGCGCGCCTTTTTGAAAGAGAACAAGGACATCACCGCCAAGATCGAGGCCGAAGTCAAGAAAGCCATCGGTCTGGTCGTAAAGGAAGAAAAGCCAGCACCGGCGAGCCCACCGCAAATCGAACACGCCAAGGCGGTGTCGATAAGACGCTAG
- a CDS encoding DUF2071 domain-containing protein, whose amino-acid sequence MNTILDRVDHRPWPLPSGAHVMVQTWRDLLFAHWPLAPEKLRALVPRELTLDVREGLAWVGLIPFTIVGLRRPFLPAIPGISNFHELNVRTYVTVGGKPGVYFFSLDAANLSAVRAARWLYKLPYFHARMSLRRQGGWISYQSRRRNCPLGEADFRGRYRSVGEVWHSCAGSLEHWLTERYCLYTVRQGRVYRAEIHHLPWPLQDAELELELNKVAQADGIELPDSQPVLQFARELKVLVWPLRRIL is encoded by the coding sequence ATGAACACAATTCTCGACAGGGTCGACCACCGACCCTGGCCGCTACCTAGCGGGGCACATGTCATGGTGCAGACCTGGCGTGATCTGCTATTCGCGCACTGGCCGCTGGCGCCGGAGAAACTTCGGGCTCTTGTACCACGAGAATTGACCTTAGACGTTCGCGAAGGTCTGGCGTGGGTGGGATTAATTCCATTCACCATCGTTGGCCTGCGGCGGCCATTTCTGCCCGCGATTCCGGGGATTTCGAATTTCCACGAGCTCAATGTACGAACTTACGTGACGGTTGGAGGCAAGCCTGGGGTTTACTTCTTCAGCCTGGACGCGGCCAACTTGTCCGCGGTCAGGGCTGCCCGCTGGTTGTACAAGCTGCCCTACTTCCACGCGCGGATGTCACTGCGGCGCCAAGGAGGCTGGATTTCGTATCAGAGCCGGCGAAGGAATTGCCCTCTGGGAGAGGCTGACTTCCGCGGACGATACCGGTCAGTGGGAGAGGTTTGGCACAGTTGCGCCGGGAGTCTTGAGCACTGGCTTACGGAGAGATATTGCCTTTATACCGTGCGGCAGGGACGGGTTTATCGCGCGGAGATTCATCACCTGCCGTGGCCGCTGCAGGATGCGGAGCTCGAGCTTGAGTTGAACAAAGTGGCTCAGGCCGACGGCATCGAGTTGCCCGATTCCCAGCCCGTGCTGCAGTTTGCCCGAGAGTTAAAGGTTCTGGTTTGGCCGCTGAGAAGGATCCTGTGA